Genomic window (Primulina eburnea isolate SZY01 chromosome 8, ASM2296580v1, whole genome shotgun sequence):
GATTTCCAAGAACGTGAATTGTTGAGAGTTCTTCCCAAGTGTAATCATGCATTCCATTTGGATTGCATTGATTTATGGCTTCAGAACTGTTCCAACTGCCCTTTATGCAGATCGGCCATTTCAGGCCGTAACCGCTTCCGGCTTGATAAAATATTGGCGCCTAATTCATCACCTCAGGATCCACAGCCAATGGTTGGAAGTGAAGAAGATTTTGCAGTGATTGAACAAAGTGGGGAAGATGGGAATGGTGGTTTAGCTGATAGACAGCAGGAAAGAATCAATTTGAGCAGTTTCTTGGCACAACCTAGAAGCCATTCATCAAGAAAGCTTGAGCAGAATGTTGGGAAATCAAAACCAAGacaatttcagcatgtttcgataATGGCAGATGAAAATTATCACTTTTCAGTTCAGCCCATCAGAAGATCTTTCTCTATGGATTCCGTGGTGGATCGTCATGTTTACttgtcagttcaacaagaaATTATAAGGCAAAACGGGGATCATAGTCAGGTCAGAAGCAACGAAGAAAGCAGCAGCAGAAGCCAAAGATCGTTCTTTTCGATTCGACACGGAAGAGGATCAAGAAATGCAGTTCTTCCAATGGAGTTTTAGCACGCAAAAGGAAAGTTTCCTCCCTCAACTAAAATTTTGCATCCACCCCTTCGTATAGCAAAGGAAATAAAAAAGCAGGCATAGGCAAAACGAATTGTACActaatttttttcatgaatgaaaaatattttgttccaAGTTTGGGTGATTTCTTTATTCTAGACCACCATGCGTGATCAAGGAGCCAGCGTTATTGCAAATTGAGTTGaatggaaaaaaaattgaagttcAAGATACCGCAATCTTGGGGAAAAGATCAGATCCTGAGCTTGCAAGACTctcttcaaaaatattattttaatcgaAATCCCACATGCTCCAAATACTATTTGGCTTAAACAATAGTCATACAATACTAAAAAATATAGAACCGGTTCACTTTTGCAGCTAAATTTGGTGCTATATTAACCAAGTAATTGTCATTTTCCTGAAAAACGTGAAGCAGTTTCAAACAATTAATAAGAACGTATCATCAAACATAGCAAAAAAACCTGAAATGAGCAGCAAATGTAGCATCAAACGGGGTTCCCCCCCTTCCCCCTAAGCCATTCAAGCTGACCTTTTACATGCACATGCTTCTTCAAAATTGTTTAATACTGACAACCAGACTTCTATAACCCTTCTGACCAGTGAAGTGAGAACATGATCCATGTGACATAAACTCCACTCTCCAggcaaaaataatatttttacttGTTTGAGTCATTTTTTAGTTATTCACAATATTGGTTGAACTTTGAATGTAAAGTAAAGAACAGCAAGACAtgtttataaaacatttaatccaGAGAGAAAGTTTCCAACATTTAATGTGCATAGCTTCATGAAAACAAGACACCAGGCAACTTCTCCAAACTCCATATAAGCATTATTTATTGTAAAACAGAATTCCGCCGTACAGTGCATTGTATCACCTTTCCACGGCTGGGTTATTGTATTCCAAATCATTTGCAGTTGAAGTTTCATTATTTCGAGGCAAAGGTAATGCCTTCATAAGAGATTCACAGACTGAACCACTAGCTTTGTTCTTTAATTCCTCGAGAACTTGTACAGCTTCATCATATTCATCGCGTGCACTAGGTCCATGTCCCTCCCAGCCTTCAACTACCTTCTCCTGAAAGTTAATCGCTAGTGGATAGCtgctaaattaaaaaaaaaaaaaaagaggttcAGGCGATCACAATTTTTTCCCAACACAAATGAGTGAAATTATGCAACAGGCACATgtaaatggaaaaaaaattagaattcgCAGGATCTAAGATATCTGTCCTCTCATATAGAGCAACCCTATATCAATGACTGGAATACGTGGAAAATTGGCTACATATCCCAAACTCAAAACAATTCCATGCCAAAATACAGGACAGAATCATCTTGCAAGTAATTTACTGGCATTTTGAATTAAGTTTTAAATACTGCCACTTGATCAAGCCATTGGACTAATAGTAAAGATGAATAAAAACTTCATAATGAATTGGAGATATGAAGTGGTATTCAATCAAATCATAAGTAGATGTAACAATATCTGGATACAATTGAGTAATTACATTTTTTCCATCTATTTTGTCAAATATAATGCGATTTTCACATTTATATCTTAAGTTCTACGTTTAACCACATATAGAATAGAATTCATAAACTAAAAGAGACCTAATGTTGCCAACATGCCATGCCATTGTGGGTCACCTCTAATGCCTCACATGCAGAGAAATGAAAAATTCTCGTTCGCCTTTCTAATATTCACATCTGAGGTGATTATTTGTTCATTCCATTAAGATCTTGTAGCCTATAGCAAGAAAAATGCAGGTGAAACGGCACCATAGGACTAAGCAATCTATTGACTACAGTGTCAAATGGATTCTGATACCAAGAACTTGACGTAATTTATGCACAcaagtttaatttagcataatGCTAATAACTCAAAATTAGTTTATTAAAGTTTTTCTAAAGAGAGAAACTCAGAGTACATAAGAAGCGTAATCGAGGACCTCAACACAAAACGGAAAATCGTGCCCAGATTTAGTTAAGACGAAATATCAAGCAAGCGACAAACAAATAGAGAATTGAGGAAGCAGCTCTCCGGTATTTTTACCTTCCCATGGCTGCATATGCTTTTGAAATGTTATGGCATGCTTCTATTGAATCTGTGTGATGAGGTCCAAGGGAAACATCCATGATATCTTTTGCATATGCAAAAACCTGAGCAGCTGACTGGGGTCTATCTAATTCCAAATAAGCCGCCCCCAAGTTATTATAAACATAGCCCACTCCATAATGCTTGGAACCAAAACTCTCCTTTAATCTTTCTGCCGCATCTTCCAAGAATGGGACTGCCTGTTCCACTTTCCCTGTTAACAGAAGCAGCCAACCAATTCTTGCAGATACACTTCCTACTGAATGTTGTTCTTGTGGCAGCTTCTCCAGCATCAATAAAGCTCTCTTTAACAACGAAATTGCAGTCACAAATTCATTCATGGACTCATACAGCATTGAGATTTCCATAAATGCCTCAGCAACAACTTGAGGAGAACTTCTCTCTTTCTTGTCAAGAATCCCAGAGGAAATTTCCAAACACCTCTTCGCATCGGCCAACTTGTCTTGATTACAAAGTGCTTTGGCCATggaaataaatatcatagctcGATCCTCGCTCTCTTTCTCAGTCTGTTGAACAACCCCCTTCAAGGTACTAATAGCCTCTTCATATCTCCCTAAGGCAATTTGCATATTTGCAGCATCAATCTCTGCTCGCAGCAAATCAGAACTACGACCCCATTTCTTCAAGACCCTCTGAGACAACTGATTCTGTTCTAACGCCTTCTCATGCTCCTCTAATCCAGTGTAAATAACTCCCAGAAGTCTCCTATCATGGGCAACCTCCACCGAACTTTGCCCCAACTGTTTCTTATGAATCTCCAAAGCCTTCAAACAGAATGGTAACGCCTCCTTGAAATTCAAAATAGCAACATAAGCCTCTGCAACATCCCTATTAGCCTTACCAAATTCCCTGCTATCTTCCTCCAAagttttttctttaatttccAAAGCC
Coding sequences:
- the LOC140840211 gene encoding RING-H2 finger protein ATL1-like: MERSQNTPETQSPQHLSNNGFPIIAILILAIAATAFLLISYYIFVTKRYFIWQQIDPLRRFSFRRTPPSVNPSASHSPLWQNQGLDESLIREIPTFQYSKSEFGHSSALWRCVVCLTDFQERELLRVLPKCNHAFHLDCIDLWLQNCSNCPLCRSAISGRNRFRLDKILAPNSSPQDPQPMVGSEEDFAVIEQSGEDGNGGLADRQQERINLSSFLAQPRSHSSRKLEQNVGKSKPRQFQHVSIMADENYHFSVQPIRRSFSMDSVVDRHVYLSVQQEIIRQNGDHSQVRSNEESSSRSQRSFFSIRHGRGSRNAVLPMEF
- the LOC140840210 gene encoding protein KINESIN LIGHT CHAIN-RELATED 2, coding for MLQSRDFLRLAVKSMAMRRATSELFYHLRKCHRTAPFSLLSRDFANTTNYHGLTHPSKAHLKSCARFRSLLFLDLYLNECRVIASQNFSTSVDTRSQNVPQMSSRQRKIKEKSELEEAFESAESLDDMLKAFKDMEACFDETELGLACLKLGLKLDQEGEDPEKSFSFAQRALRILDDDDSNNSNSSSKLSLPLAMTLQLLGSACFNLKRFNDSLSYLNRANRALSKLEGDSSYASHHIMPILHAVQFELFNVKTAMGRREEALIHLRKALEIKEKTLEEDSREFGKANRDVAEAYVAILNFKEALPFCLKALEIHKKQLGQSSVEVAHDRRLLGVIYTGLEEHEKALEQNQLSQRVLKKWGRSSDLLRAEIDAANMQIALGRYEEAISTLKGVVQQTEKESEDRAMIFISMAKALCNQDKLADAKRCLEISSGILDKKERSSPQVVAEAFMEISMLYESMNEFVTAISLLKRALLMLEKLPQEQHSVGSVSARIGWLLLLTGKVEQAVPFLEDAAERLKESFGSKHYGVGYVYNNLGAAYLELDRPQSAAQVFAYAKDIMDVSLGPHHTDSIEACHNISKAYAAMGSYPLAINFQEKVVEGWEGHGPSARDEYDEAVQVLEELKNKASGSVCESLMKALPLPRNNETSTANDLEYNNPAVER